A region of Dermochelys coriacea isolate rDerCor1 chromosome 1, rDerCor1.pri.v4, whole genome shotgun sequence DNA encodes the following proteins:
- the LOC119859851 gene encoding LOW QUALITY PROTEIN: C3a anaphylatoxin chemotactic receptor-like (The sequence of the model RefSeq protein was modified relative to this genomic sequence to represent the inferred CDS: inserted 1 base in 1 codon) encodes MSLLLRSNSTYKPDDGATLQYAPEIIGSLIIFIVTFILGLLGNGLVIWVAGLKMKRTVNTVWFLHLAMADFLCCMSLPFSIIHLILHEYWPYGHFLCKVIPSAIILNMFASVFLLTAISIDRCLMVMKPVWCQNHRTVRLASVMCGCIWLLAFVMCCPAFLYRETFSDEFGKTLCHYQFGNDRDYGDYMDYRNXSGLSSGISLDDYPVGFSSADIPGSLYNDTNLLWNLNDYFSNSSRPTALLTISITRMVFGFLLPFSIIAACYILIAVKMHGARFTKPRGKTLRVILVVVVAFFVCWAPFHAVEALSLLAMPGTRFRETVALWDHLSTALAYANSCINPLLYVFVGRDFRRKARQSVQGILEVAFSEEVTCSTSYSRDRKKASADRDISSNTL; translated from the exons ATGTCTCTGCTCCTGAGGAGTAACAGCACATACAAGCCAGATGATGGTGCCACACTACAGTACGCACCAGAAATCATTGGTTCCTTAATTATCTTCATTGTCACCTTTATCCTGGGTCTCCTGGGCAATGGCTTGGTGATCTGGGTGGCTGGCCTGAAAATGAAGCGGACCGTGAACACTGTGTGGTTCCTGCACCTTGCCATGGCTGACTTCCTCTGCTGCATGTCTCTGCCATTCTCCATCATTCACCTGATCCTCCATGAGTACTGGCCATATGGCCACTTCCTCTGCAAGGTTATCCCATCAGCCATCATCCTCAACATGTTTGCCAGTGTCTTTCTCCTCACTGCCATCAGCATTGACCGGTGCTTGATGGTAATGAAGCCAGTTTGGTGTCAGAACCACCGTACTGTGAGACTTGCATCAGTGATGTGCGGTTGTATCTGGCTCCTGGCCTTTGTTATGTGCTGTCCTGCCTTCCTCTACCGTGAGACCTTCTCAGATGAATTCGGCAAAACTCTGTGTCATTATCAATTTGGAAATGATAGGGATTATGGAGATTATATGGATTACAGGA ATTCAGGGTTGAGCTCTGGCATATCCCTAGATGACTATCCTGTTGGTTTCTCCAGTGCTGATATTCCTGGCAGCCTTTACAATGATACTAACTTACTTTGGAACTTGAATGATTACTTCTCCAACAGCAGTCGGCCAACCGCCCTACTGACGATCAGTATTACCAGGATGGTTTTtggcttcctccttccctttagCATAATTGCAGCTTGCTACATCCTTATTGCTGTCAAGATGCATGGAGCCCGATTTACCAAACCCCGTGGTAAGACCCTGCGAGTGATCCTGGTTGTGGTAGTTGCATTCTTTGTCTGTTGGGCTCCATTTCATGCAGTTGAGGCACTGTCTCTCCTAGCTATGCCAGGCACCAGATTTAGGGAGACAGTGGCACTGTGGGACCACCTCTCTACAGCACTAGCCTATGCCAACAGCTGCATCAACCCTTTGCTCTACGTATTTGTGGGGCGGGACTTCAGGCGGAAGGCACGCCAATCAGTGCAGGGCATCTTGGAGGTCGCGTTCAGTGAGGAAGTTACATGTTCCACTTCCTACTCACGGGACAGGAAAAAGGCTTCAGCAGACAGGGATATCAGCAGCAACACCCTCTAA
- the NECAP1 gene encoding adaptin ear-binding coat-associated protein 1 isoform X2: MAAAEAEYESILCVKPDVSVYRIPPRASNRGYRASDWKLDQPDWTGRLRVTSKGKIAYIKLEDKVSGELFAQAPIDQFPGLAVETVTDSSRYFVLRIQDGNGRSAFIGIGFSDRGDAFDFNVSLQDHFKWVKQETEISKESQETDTRPKLDLGFKEGQTIKLNIGNMPTKKGGGSKARAAGLGGLNLLPPPPGGKITAPPIPPPSSTAISNHVTPPPVLKSSNMGNADILLDLDSPASIPQAPALVAVPATTDLWGDFSTASSAVPNQAPQQSNWVQF, from the exons ATGGCGGCGGCCGAGGCGGAGTACGAGTCCATCCTGTGTGTGAAGCCCGATGTCAGCGTCTACCGCATCCCGCCGCGGGCCTCCAACCGGGGATACAG GGCATCTGATTGGAAACTGGACCAGCCGGACTGGACAGGGCGTCTCCGTGTCACGTCAAAAGGCAAAATTGCATACATAAAGCTGGAGGATAAAGTTTCAG GGGAGCTCTTTGCTCAGGCTCCCATAGACCAGTTCCCTGGCCTTGCAGTGGAGACTGTGACAGATTCCAGCCGGTATTTTGTCCTCCGAATTCAGGATGGGAATG GGCGAAGCGCTTTCATTGGCATCGGCTTCTCAGATCGGGGTGACgcctttgacttcaatgtctCCCTGCAGGATCACTTCAA GTGGGTGAAGCAGGAGACTGAAATCTCCAAGGAGTCCCAGGAAACTGACACACGCCCCAAGCTGGACCTAGGGTTCAAGGAAGGACAGACCATCAAACTAAACATTGGG AACATGCCAACAAAGAAAGGAGGGGGATCCAAAGCCCGTGCAGCTGGACTGGGGGGGCTGAACCTGCTCCCACCCCCTCCAGGTGGCAAAATCACTGCCCCTCCAATCCCTCCCCCGTCTTCAACAGCCATTTCCAACCATGTAACGCCACCACCAGTGCTGAAATCCAGTAACATGGGCAATGCAG ATATTCTGTTAGATTTGGACTCTCCTGCATCCATCCCTCAGGCACCAGCACTTGTTGCTGTTCCAGCCACCACAGATCTCTGGGGAGACTTCAGCACTGCATCCAG CGCTGTTCCCAATCAGGCTCCTCAGCAGTCCAACTGGGTCCAGTTCTGA
- the NECAP1 gene encoding adaptin ear-binding coat-associated protein 1 isoform X3: protein MNKQRVGGASDWKLDQPDWTGRLRVTSKGKIAYIKLEDKVSGELFAQAPIDQFPGLAVETVTDSSRYFVLRIQDGNGRSAFIGIGFSDRGDAFDFNVSLQDHFKWVKQETEISKESQETDTRPKLDLGFKEGQTIKLNIGNMPTKKGGGSKARAAGLGGLNLLPPPPGGKITAPPIPPPSSTAISNHVTPPPVLKSSNMGNADILLDLDSPASIPQAPALVAVPATTDLWGDFSTASSAVPNQAPQQSNWVQF from the exons ATGAATAAGCAAAGGGTTGGAGG GGCATCTGATTGGAAACTGGACCAGCCGGACTGGACAGGGCGTCTCCGTGTCACGTCAAAAGGCAAAATTGCATACATAAAGCTGGAGGATAAAGTTTCAG GGGAGCTCTTTGCTCAGGCTCCCATAGACCAGTTCCCTGGCCTTGCAGTGGAGACTGTGACAGATTCCAGCCGGTATTTTGTCCTCCGAATTCAGGATGGGAATG GGCGAAGCGCTTTCATTGGCATCGGCTTCTCAGATCGGGGTGACgcctttgacttcaatgtctCCCTGCAGGATCACTTCAA GTGGGTGAAGCAGGAGACTGAAATCTCCAAGGAGTCCCAGGAAACTGACACACGCCCCAAGCTGGACCTAGGGTTCAAGGAAGGACAGACCATCAAACTAAACATTGGG AACATGCCAACAAAGAAAGGAGGGGGATCCAAAGCCCGTGCAGCTGGACTGGGGGGGCTGAACCTGCTCCCACCCCCTCCAGGTGGCAAAATCACTGCCCCTCCAATCCCTCCCCCGTCTTCAACAGCCATTTCCAACCATGTAACGCCACCACCAGTGCTGAAATCCAGTAACATGGGCAATGCAG ATATTCTGTTAGATTTGGACTCTCCTGCATCCATCCCTCAGGCACCAGCACTTGTTGCTGTTCCAGCCACCACAGATCTCTGGGGAGACTTCAGCACTGCATCCAG CGCTGTTCCCAATCAGGCTCCTCAGCAGTCCAACTGGGTCCAGTTCTGA
- the NECAP1 gene encoding adaptin ear-binding coat-associated protein 1 isoform X1 has translation MFYLPLSLQIQDSYGGVSWILFWSLNSHLFDWSQHDLFCMNKQRVGGASDWKLDQPDWTGRLRVTSKGKIAYIKLEDKVSGELFAQAPIDQFPGLAVETVTDSSRYFVLRIQDGNGRSAFIGIGFSDRGDAFDFNVSLQDHFKWVKQETEISKESQETDTRPKLDLGFKEGQTIKLNIGNMPTKKGGGSKARAAGLGGLNLLPPPPGGKITAPPIPPPSSTAISNHVTPPPVLKSSNMGNADILLDLDSPASIPQAPALVAVPATTDLWGDFSTASSAVPNQAPQQSNWVQF, from the exons ATGTTTTACCTCCCATTATCCCTGCAGATCCAGGACAGCTATGGaggagtgagctggattctcttcTGGTCCTTGAACAGTCACCTATTTGACTGGAGTCAGCATGACTTGTTCTGCATGAATAAGCAAAGGGTTGGAGG GGCATCTGATTGGAAACTGGACCAGCCGGACTGGACAGGGCGTCTCCGTGTCACGTCAAAAGGCAAAATTGCATACATAAAGCTGGAGGATAAAGTTTCAG GGGAGCTCTTTGCTCAGGCTCCCATAGACCAGTTCCCTGGCCTTGCAGTGGAGACTGTGACAGATTCCAGCCGGTATTTTGTCCTCCGAATTCAGGATGGGAATG GGCGAAGCGCTTTCATTGGCATCGGCTTCTCAGATCGGGGTGACgcctttgacttcaatgtctCCCTGCAGGATCACTTCAA GTGGGTGAAGCAGGAGACTGAAATCTCCAAGGAGTCCCAGGAAACTGACACACGCCCCAAGCTGGACCTAGGGTTCAAGGAAGGACAGACCATCAAACTAAACATTGGG AACATGCCAACAAAGAAAGGAGGGGGATCCAAAGCCCGTGCAGCTGGACTGGGGGGGCTGAACCTGCTCCCACCCCCTCCAGGTGGCAAAATCACTGCCCCTCCAATCCCTCCCCCGTCTTCAACAGCCATTTCCAACCATGTAACGCCACCACCAGTGCTGAAATCCAGTAACATGGGCAATGCAG ATATTCTGTTAGATTTGGACTCTCCTGCATCCATCCCTCAGGCACCAGCACTTGTTGCTGTTCCAGCCACCACAGATCTCTGGGGAGACTTCAGCACTGCATCCAG CGCTGTTCCCAATCAGGCTCCTCAGCAGTCCAACTGGGTCCAGTTCTGA